Proteins encoded in a region of the Planococcus citri chromosome 1, ihPlaCitr1.1, whole genome shotgun sequence genome:
- the LOC135847909 gene encoding uncharacterized protein LOC135847909 yields the protein MRMKLIVWCLEISIITSIVVSQIANPGWQQYYPVSHSWAPAIQPGFQNHFRRVRMGQGKYRMLPTGNAEVTCEFPDSMLMISNIIWERADMGTRDLSTLYRRHGISHQYDIHIKPHGSTLHLFDVNPLDRGLYRCLATALDTGTNQVVTMFQDTEFYPDFGGYHQI from the exons ATGAGAATGAAATTGATCGTTTGgtgtttagaaatttcaattattactTCTATAGTTGTGTCACAAATTGCCAACCCTGGTTGGCAACAGTATTATCCAGTTAGTCATTC ATGGGCACCTGCAATACAACCAggatttcaaaaccattttcgtAGAGTGCGTATGGGACAAGGCAAATATCGTATGTTACCCACCGGAAACGCCGAAGTAACTTGCGAATTTCCTGACAGCATGTTGATGATATCA aaTATTATTTGGGAACGGGCTGACATGGGTACCAGAGATTTGAGCACTCTGTATCGCAGACACGGTATAAGTCATCAATACGATATCCACATTAAACCTCATGGCAGTACTTTGCATTTATTCGATGTTAATCCCTTGGATCGGGGCTTGTATAGGTGTTTAGCTACTGCTTTGGATACTGGAACGAATCAAGTCGTCACCATGTTTCAGGATACGGAATTTTATCCTGATTTTGGAGGTTATCATCAAATTTAa
- the LOC135850023 gene encoding tubulin beta chain-like: MAAHIKSHVLDELITQITNEVEEKEKRAPLIKLRAPLEAPSLTKELRDQYSLSLTESDADIFWEVVSDEHGISREGEYYELFPPQVKRISVYYNETQEGKWFPRAVLTDLEPGVLHSIQGDNSAQLFNTNNFIAGAIGAANNFAKGHYVGGPEVIESLMEVVRSEVELCDSLQGFQIVHSLGGGTGSGFGTLMMFKIKEDYPDSILNNYSIIPSDKVSDVVVEPYNTVLSLRHLTEYSDSTFCVDNEALFNICNHTLRITKPQFSDLNHLVSIAMSGITTCFRFPAELNTDLRKLAVNMVPYPRLHYYIPGFLPLTTKFCAIKPNVPVKELTRGILDPGNMLVASDPRGGKYLTVAAIFRGHMSVTEVEHEMNNVQEENDQFFVDWLSNNMKIAVCNIPSRGLFDSATFIVNTTSVIEIFKKTLAKYQTMQQRKAFLHWYLGEGMDEDEFSMAEKSLIDLVSEYEQQNAVE; the protein is encoded by the exons ATTACCAACGAAgtcgaagaaaaagaaaaaagagcaCCATTGATCAAACTTCGTGCTCCGTTAGAGGCACCTTCATTGACCAAGGAATTAAGGGACCAGTATTCACTATCCCTGACAGAATCGGATGCGGATATA TTTTGGGAAGTTGTATCTGATGAACATGGAATAAGCCGAGAAGGCGAATATTACGAATTATTTCCACCACAAGTGAAACGAATTTCAGTTTATTATAATGAAACACAAG AAGGAAAATGGTTTCCAAGAGCGGTACTCACAGACTTGGAACCAGGAGTTCTGCATTCCATCCAAGGCGACAATAGCGCTCAGTTATTCAATACGAATAATTTCATAGCAGGAGCGATCGGAGCTGCGAATAATTTCGCCAAAGGTCATTACGTAGGAGGTCCAGAAGTAATCGAATCGTTGATGGAAGTAGTTCG ATCGGAAGTCGAACTATGCGATTCGTTGCAAGGGTTTCAAATCGTGCATTCGCTAGGTGGAGGTACAGGATCTGGGTTTGGGACCTTGATGATGTTCAAGATCAAAGAAGACTATCCGGATTCtatattgaataattattctattATACCTTCGGataaa GTATCGGATGTCGTTGTCGAACCTTACAATACTGTGTTATCATTAAGACATTTAACCGAATACTCGGATTCAACATTCTGCGTTGATAACGAAGCTCTATTTAATATTTGTAATCATACCTTAAGGATAACGAAACCTCAATTTAGCGACTTGAATCATCTAGTGTCGATCGCCATGTCTGGTATTACGACCTGTTTTCGTTTCCCAGCCGAGTTAAATACCGATTTACGTAAACTAGCTGTTAATATGGTACCGTATCCTCGACTTCATTATTACATTCCTGGTTTTCTACCCCTTACGACTAAGTTTTGCGCCATTAAGCCTAACGTGCCGGTTAAGGAGTTGACTAGAGGTATTTTAGATCCTGGTAATATGTTGGTAGCGAGCGATCCTCGAGGAGGTAAGTACCTCACAGTGGCGGCTATTTTTCGTGGTCATATGTCCGTAACCGAAGTCGAGCACGAGATGAACAACGTGCAAGAAGAAAACGATCAGTTTTTCGTCGACTGGTTATCGAATAACATGAAGATCGCCGTTTGTAATATACCATCGAGAGGGTTATTCGATTCGGCTACTTTTATTGTAAATACTACTAGCgttattgaaatatttaagaAAACTTTGGCCAAATATCAGACTATGCAGCAGAGAAAGGCTTTCTTGCATTGGTATCTCGGAGAGGGTATGGATGAAGATGAATTCAGCATGGCTGAAAAATCGCTTATCGATTTGGTGTCCGAGTACGAGCAGCAGAATGCTGTCGAGTGA